The following coding sequences are from one uncultured Desulfobacter sp. window:
- a CDS encoding choice-of-anchor I family protein has protein sequence MFPRLFAVLMTAVFLLGAPSVKAFAAVRFAVFADPHYYDTDLGTEGTAFETYLAQDRKLIRESEALTKAVIEKIITANAETPIDFVIVPGDLTKDGALTSHQEFAAYLKLLEDAGIPVFVAPGNHDINNPHAASYDGEIATAVDNVSAEQFAAIYADFGYREAVMHDTESLSYAVEAVPGVVLLSLDSCKYDDNQTQGYPETSGAFSTTTLAWAARVVEQAKATGKQVVAFQHHGMTEHYTGQATAFADYVIDDYETVSATLAAAGLKIVFTGHYHANDITKTTGSTDDAVLYDVETGSLVTAPCPYRIVTLHGNNAAQLETRYITEIDYDYNAGLDDDDQFDSFSEYAQTYLYEGLVNLAQSLLVSSYGVDAATAQSLSPYVADAFAAHYAGDEKPDQATLTLIYEYMGSNNASVQYLGQMLYALWTDLEPADNRALLSLDPKIELNVLGTYASGAFDEGAAEIVAFDAQTGLLFVTNALDNTIDALDITTDPANPSKAFTIDLAAYGGGVNSVAVRNGLLAAAVQADVKQDNGVVVFFNTAGTFINKVTVGALPDMLTFTPNGKKVLVANEGEPSDDYDVDPEGSVSIIDISRGVRRARVKTAGFKKFNDQKCQLTAKGVRIFGPDATVAQDLEPEYITVSANSALAWVTLQENNAVAVLNVNRGRIIGIYPLGFKAHSIAGNGLDASNKDDAVNIAGYDNLFGMYQPDAIGAYQVRGHQFLVTANEGDARDYDGFSEETTVADVALDPDQFPNAGTLQKKANLGKLKITSTLGDWDGDGDYDGLYAYGARSFSILAATGNRLSMVFDSGDQLEQLTAAALPFDFNSNNDENDSFDSRSDDKGPEPEGLTIGTIHGRNFLFLGLERISGIMVYDITNPKAPEFVQYLNNRNFDGDAEEGTAGDLAPEGLTFIPAAQSPTGRNMLAVANEVSGTTTVYQIDVDETAFKKKNKIRGFGRKHCRKKFSERHR, from the coding sequence ATGTTCCCGCGTTTGTTCGCTGTTTTGATGACAGCCGTTTTTCTGCTCGGTGCGCCTTCGGTCAAGGCATTTGCTGCCGTGCGGTTTGCGGTTTTTGCCGACCCGCATTATTATGACACGGATCTTGGCACCGAAGGCACGGCCTTTGAAACCTACCTGGCCCAGGACCGCAAACTGATCCGTGAAAGTGAAGCATTGACCAAGGCTGTGATAGAAAAAATCATTACAGCCAATGCCGAAACCCCCATTGATTTTGTTATCGTCCCCGGCGACCTGACCAAAGACGGCGCCCTAACCAGCCACCAGGAATTTGCCGCGTATCTGAAACTGCTGGAAGATGCCGGAATCCCAGTTTTTGTGGCACCCGGCAACCACGACATCAACAACCCCCATGCCGCATCCTACGATGGTGAAATCGCAACAGCCGTTGACAACGTCTCCGCCGAACAATTTGCCGCCATCTATGCTGATTTTGGTTATCGTGAAGCCGTCATGCATGATACCGAGTCGTTGAGCTATGCCGTTGAGGCGGTTCCCGGCGTTGTCCTGCTATCCCTTGACTCCTGCAAATATGATGACAATCAGACCCAGGGGTATCCTGAAACCAGCGGTGCTTTCAGCACAACGACCCTGGCCTGGGCTGCCCGTGTGGTTGAACAGGCCAAAGCCACCGGCAAACAGGTGGTGGCATTCCAGCACCACGGCATGACCGAACACTACACCGGCCAGGCCACAGCCTTTGCAGACTATGTGATTGACGATTATGAAACCGTATCCGCCACCCTGGCTGCGGCCGGTCTGAAAATCGTGTTCACCGGCCATTACCATGCCAATGACATCACCAAAACAACGGGCAGCACCGATGATGCGGTACTGTATGATGTCGAAACAGGCTCCCTTGTCACCGCCCCGTGCCCTTACCGCATTGTCACCCTGCACGGAAACAATGCCGCCCAGTTAGAGACCCGTTACATTACAGAGATCGATTATGACTATAACGCCGGGCTTGATGATGATGACCAGTTTGACTCCTTTTCAGAATATGCCCAGACCTACCTCTACGAAGGACTGGTAAACCTTGCCCAAAGCCTTCTGGTCTCCTCATACGGGGTGGATGCTGCCACGGCCCAGTCCCTGTCACCATACGTGGCCGATGCTTTTGCTGCCCACTACGCAGGAGATGAAAAGCCTGACCAAGCGACTTTAACGCTGATTTACGAGTATATGGGCAGCAACAATGCCTCTGTTCAGTACCTGGGGCAAATGCTCTATGCACTGTGGACCGATCTTGAACCCGCAGATAACCGTGCTTTGCTCAGTCTTGATCCGAAAATCGAATTAAATGTTCTTGGCACATACGCAAGCGGGGCGTTTGACGAAGGGGCCGCAGAGATCGTGGCCTTTGATGCACAGACCGGCCTTTTGTTTGTGACCAATGCACTGGACAACACCATTGATGCCCTGGATATCACCACCGACCCCGCAAATCCCTCCAAGGCCTTTACCATTGATCTGGCGGCCTACGGCGGAGGCGTCAACAGCGTGGCTGTCCGCAACGGCCTTTTGGCCGCTGCTGTTCAGGCGGATGTTAAACAGGATAATGGTGTGGTGGTTTTCTTTAACACCGCCGGCACCTTCATCAACAAAGTCACGGTGGGCGCCCTGCCGGACATGTTAACCTTTACCCCGAACGGAAAAAAAGTCCTTGTGGCCAATGAGGGTGAACCCAGCGACGATTATGATGTAGATCCCGAAGGTTCCGTCTCCATCATTGATATCTCCAGGGGTGTTCGGCGTGCCCGGGTTAAAACCGCAGGATTTAAAAAATTCAACGACCAAAAGTGTCAGTTAACAGCCAAAGGCGTGCGTATTTTCGGCCCTGATGCCACCGTGGCCCAGGACCTGGAACCCGAATACATTACCGTATCCGCCAACAGTGCCCTTGCATGGGTGACCCTGCAGGAGAACAATGCCGTGGCGGTGCTCAATGTGAACAGGGGTCGGATTATCGGTATTTATCCCTTGGGATTTAAAGCCCACAGCATTGCCGGCAATGGCCTGGATGCCTCTAACAAAGATGATGCCGTCAATATTGCCGGTTACGACAACCTGTTCGGCATGTACCAGCCCGACGCCATCGGTGCGTACCAGGTCCGGGGGCACCAGTTCCTGGTGACGGCCAACGAAGGGGACGCCCGGGATTATGACGGATTCAGTGAAGAAACCACCGTTGCAGATGTTGCGCTTGACCCTGATCAGTTCCCCAATGCCGGAACACTTCAGAAAAAAGCGAATCTCGGCAAGCTTAAAATCACATCTACATTAGGCGACTGGGATGGTGACGGCGACTATGACGGATTATACGCGTATGGTGCCCGTTCTTTCAGCATTTTAGCCGCCACGGGCAACAGACTTTCCATGGTGTTTGACAGCGGTGACCAGCTGGAACAGCTCACCGCGGCCGCCCTGCCCTTTGATTTTAACAGCAATAATGATGAGAATGACTCCTTTGACAGCCGAAGTGATGACAAAGGCCCCGAACCCGAAGGGCTGACCATCGGCACCATCCATGGCCGCAACTTTTTGTTCCTGGGTCTTGAGCGGATTTCCGGCATCATGGTGTATGACATCACCAATCCCAAGGCACCTGAATTTGTCCAATACCTAAATAACCGTAACTTTGACGGTGATGCCGAAGAAGGCACCGCAGGGGATCTGGCCCCCGAGGGCTTAACCTTTATCCCGGCGGCCCAGAGCCCCACCGGACGGAATATGCTCGCCGTGGCCAACGAAGTCAGCGGGACAACTACCGTCTATCAGATTGATGTGGATGAAACGGCATTTAAAAAGAAAAATAAAATCCGCGGCTTTGGCAGGAAGCATTGCCGTAAAAAATTCTCAGAAAGACATCGTTAA